In one Lentimicrobiaceae bacterium genomic region, the following are encoded:
- a CDS encoding AIR synthase-related protein codes for MQGALKYNLRGVSASKEDVHEAIKNLDKGLFPNAFCKIVPDYLAGDPEYCVVMHADGAGTKSSLAYMYWKETGDLSVWKGIAQDAVVMNLDDLLCVGATDNILLSSTIGRNKNLIPGEVISAIISGTEEFLEKMRNYGIGIWSTGGETADVGDLVRTIIVDSTVVCRMKRSEVIDNRHIQPDDVIVGLASAGKAVYESQYNGGMGSNGLTSARHDVFSNAFAKKYPESFDPNLPSEVVYTGGKNLTDKTEVDGMDAGKLVLSPTRTYAPVIKEMLGNYRSQIHGMVHCSGGAQTKVLYFVDNIHVIKDNLFPVPPLFAMIQQQSTTSWHEMYKVFNMGHRMELYVPENIAESLICISEKYGIAAKIIGHCESHTGKKLTIKSKNGVFEY; via the coding sequence ATGCAAGGAGCTCTCAAATACAACCTTCGCGGCGTTTCGGCAAGCAAGGAAGATGTGCACGAAGCCATTAAAAACCTCGATAAAGGACTATTTCCAAATGCTTTTTGCAAAATAGTTCCCGATTATCTTGCCGGCGACCCTGAATATTGTGTGGTAATGCATGCCGACGGCGCAGGCACCAAGTCATCGCTGGCATACATGTACTGGAAAGAAACCGGCGACCTTTCCGTTTGGAAAGGAATAGCTCAGGATGCAGTGGTTATGAATCTCGACGACCTTCTTTGCGTAGGCGCTACCGATAACATCCTGCTTTCGTCAACCATTGGAAGAAATAAAAACCTGATTCCCGGGGAAGTAATTTCTGCCATCATTTCTGGAACAGAAGAATTCCTGGAGAAAATGAGAAATTATGGCATAGGCATCTGGTCAACAGGAGGCGAAACAGCCGACGTTGGCGACCTGGTAAGGACGATAATTGTGGATTCCACGGTAGTTTGCCGAATGAAACGTTCAGAAGTGATTGATAACCGACATATTCAGCCGGACGATGTCATCGTTGGGCTGGCATCTGCCGGAAAAGCCGTTTACGAAAGCCAATACAATGGCGGCATGGGTAGCAATGGGCTTACTTCTGCCCGTCACGACGTATTTTCCAACGCTTTTGCAAAAAAATACCCGGAAAGTTTCGACCCCAATTTACCTTCAGAAGTGGTTTACACCGGTGGTAAAAATCTTACGGATAAAACCGAAGTGGATGGTATGGATGCCGGAAAACTGGTGCTCTCCCCCACTCGGACCTATGCGCCGGTAATCAAAGAAATGCTGGGGAATTACCGTTCGCAGATCCACGGAATGGTACATTGCAGCGGCGGTGCGCAGACCAAGGTTTTGTATTTTGTGGATAATATTCATGTGATTAAGGATAATCTTTTCCCTGTTCCTCCGCTCTTTGCGATGATTCAGCAGCAGAGTACTACCTCATGGCACGAAATGTACAAGGTTTTCAACATGGGACACAGGATGGAATTGTATGTTCCGGAAAATATTGCAGAAAGCCTGATTTGCATTTCCGAAAAATATGGTATTGCTGCTAAAATCATAGGACATTGCGAAAGCCATACAGGCAAAAAGCTGACAATAAAAAGCAAAAATGGAGTTTTTGAATATTAA
- a CDS encoding VOC family protein has product MVPVFLSIHHIAVICSDYQKSKEFYVNILKLKIIAEFYRKERNSWKLDLWVNDDTQIELFSFPNPPARPSYPEATGLRHLAFAVKSLDEWINHLKNNNINVEPPRVDEFTGKRFTFFADPDQLPIELYEL; this is encoded by the coding sequence ATGGTTCCAGTCTTTCTGAGTATTCACCACATTGCTGTCATCTGTTCCGATTATCAGAAATCCAAAGAATTTTATGTCAATATATTGAAGCTGAAAATTATTGCCGAATTTTACCGTAAAGAAAGAAACTCATGGAAGCTGGATTTATGGGTAAATGATGATACTCAGATAGAATTATTCTCCTTCCCCAATCCGCCTGCACGACCAAGTTACCCGGAGGCAACCGGGCTGAGGCATCTTGCTTTTGCCGTGAAAAGCCTCGACGAATGGATTAATCATTTGAAAAATAATAATATTAACGTTGAACCACCCAGAGTTGACGAATTTACCGGTAAACGTTTTACTTTTTTTGCCGACCCTGACCAGTTGCCAATAGAGTTGTACGAGCTATAG
- a CDS encoding VOC family protein → MVEFILYVKNQQLSKDFYQKLLSASPVLDVPGMTEFLLEKNVKLGLMPEDGIQKILANRVPHPKTGNGIPRCELYLYVSDPGTYFNKAIQLGATVISELSPRDWGDEVAYCADTDGNILAFAKKINP, encoded by the coding sequence ATGGTAGAATTTATTTTATATGTTAAAAACCAGCAGTTAAGTAAAGATTTTTACCAAAAACTGCTTTCTGCCTCTCCGGTACTGGATGTGCCTGGAATGACGGAGTTTTTGCTTGAAAAAAATGTCAAACTTGGTTTGATGCCCGAGGATGGAATTCAAAAAATCCTGGCAAACCGGGTTCCTCATCCGAAAACGGGTAACGGAATCCCACGCTGCGAACTATATCTCTACGTTTCTGATCCCGGAACATATTTCAACAAAGCCATCCAGTTGGGCGCTACAGTCATCAGCGAGCTTTCGCCACGGGACTGGGGCGACGAGGTAGCTTACTGTGCCGACACTGACGGTAATATTCTGGCTTTTGCAAAAAAAATTAATCCTTAA
- a CDS encoding NUDIX domain-containing protein → MKTDLVVAGYIIDDDKVLLIHHKKLGKWLPVGGHIDKDETPDQALKREVKEEVNLEIEILCPSPLPSVGNVIENLALPFHVNVHPVNDHYHCCFYYLCKPVLGNEVKINHESNSFHWFTVAELHEEIVPEDVRLQSLFALELLKK, encoded by the coding sequence ATGAAAACCGACCTGGTAGTTGCCGGATATATCATTGATGATGATAAAGTTTTGCTTATTCATCATAAAAAACTGGGGAAATGGCTCCCTGTGGGTGGTCATATTGACAAAGACGAAACCCCCGACCAGGCTTTAAAACGTGAAGTAAAGGAAGAAGTAAATCTCGAAATAGAAATTCTTTGCCCATCTCCCTTGCCGTCGGTTGGAAATGTTATCGAAAACCTTGCTTTGCCATTTCATGTGAATGTACACCCTGTAAACGATCACTATCATTGCTGTTTTTATTATCTCTGTAAACCTGTTTTAGGCAATGAAGTAAAAATAAACCATGAATCGAATAGTTTCCATTGGTTTACCGTTGCCGAATTGCACGAGGAAATAGTCCCCGAAGATGTTCGCCTGCAATCACTCTTCGCATTGGAGCTTTTAAAAAAATGA
- the rpmB gene encoding 50S ribosomal protein L28: MARICAITGKQMMVGNNVSHSNIKTKRRFYPNLQTKKFYIPEEDQWVVLKVSAKGLRTIDKKGISAALKDAADKGLIIY, translated from the coding sequence ATGGCAAGAATTTGTGCAATTACCGGCAAACAAATGATGGTGGGAAATAATGTTTCTCACTCCAACATAAAAACCAAACGTAGATTTTATCCCAATCTTCAAACCAAGAAGTTTTATATTCCCGAAGAAGATCAGTGGGTTGTATTGAAAGTTTCGGCTAAAGGGCTTCGTACCATTGATAAAAAAGGCATCAGTGCCGCTTTAAAAGATGCCGCCGACAAAGGATTGATTATTTATTAG
- a CDS encoding T9SS type A sorting domain-containing protein: MKKFVLLFSTVVLLSAVVFAQSLSLSDSSGVVANNSTIVILRPPSNEYMSSYIWVTNNSGAAIDVKVKKVEKYVTTGHENTFCWDVCYGTTTYVSENPVTINAADTFFYFTGDLNPYSIPGYDTIQYVFFNERNPLDSVCYNVVFVAGYVGIAEKEMPAIVSLYPNPASSVIKLQYNINSSKAEVKLYNLTGTLVKQSQLSQNANLFTMNVSNLPSGVYYISLIENQKIVVTRKVIIAR, encoded by the coding sequence ATGAAAAAATTTGTACTCTTGTTTTCCACCGTTGTGTTGCTTTCAGCAGTTGTTTTTGCACAAAGCCTGTCGCTTTCCGACAGCAGTGGAGTTGTTGCCAATAATTCAACTATTGTGATACTAAGGCCTCCATCAAATGAATATATGTCATCATATATCTGGGTTACAAATAATTCAGGTGCTGCCATTGATGTTAAAGTAAAAAAGGTTGAGAAATATGTAACCACAGGGCACGAAAACACTTTTTGCTGGGATGTTTGTTATGGAACCACAACTTATGTTTCAGAAAACCCTGTTACCATCAATGCTGCTGACACTTTTTTCTATTTTACTGGTGATTTGAATCCTTATTCTATTCCTGGCTACGACACTATACAATATGTGTTTTTTAACGAACGTAATCCTTTGGATTCGGTTTGCTATAATGTAGTTTTTGTTGCCGGATATGTTGGAATAGCTGAAAAGGAGATGCCGGCTATTGTCTCCTTGTATCCCAATCCTGCCTCTTCAGTTATTAAACTTCAGTATAATATCAACAGTTCGAAGGCAGAAGTGAAGTTATATAATCTTACAGGAACCCTGGTAAAACAATCGCAATTGTCACAAAATGCCAATCTGTTTACAATGAATGTTTCCAATCTTCCTTCGGGAGTTTATTATATTTCGCTGATAGAAAATCAAAAAATTGTGGTTACAAGAAAAGTAATTATTGCCAGATAG
- a CDS encoding Omp28-related outer membrane protein, with translation MKKTILVVIVIIGIFIINTKPVFSQSQRMVLAEEFTSSTCGPCASQNPAFDALLQANPTKITAIKYHMNWPSPGNDPMYLQNTVDNGSRKSYYSINSVPNVRIDGIYLAGSPSQVNQNTINNANAVPSPFDININQRLSAAQDSIYVTMLIKATQEVSGTMVAQIAVIEKHIHFNTAPGTNGEKDFYNVMKKMLPTASGTQLPSSLLPGDYVIIEKSWKLENVYNIDELSVVGFVQNNTNKEVFQAANSSTDPIVPLYANDVEMFGVNNVLDNECNSFLNPVMTLRNNGNQPLTSLVIKYSVNDSEIQEFQWTGNVPTLAKTQVTLPEINFNMQQDNVLHVYGVETNNIGDGYPKNDTLGFAFAQSPITQEKVFLTLKTDDFPEETSWEIVDNNNTVIFSGANYTNANYLYRDTLELPENACYKFIIHDAGGNGICCDNGHGVYQLKTDASVEIIGGGLFTNIEMAAFEKDNSTGIPFIENNNLHLTVFPNPFGNSTNISFQVPEGKKATISVSDVLGNMIHKININHDTQKTIELNCSDMKAGVYFFVLECEGKTVITKAILQP, from the coding sequence ATGAAAAAAACAATACTCGTTGTTATAGTGATAATTGGAATATTCATTATTAACACAAAACCTGTTTTTAGCCAATCGCAAAGAATGGTATTGGCTGAAGAATTTACCAGTTCTACCTGCGGACCTTGTGCCTCACAGAATCCGGCTTTTGATGCATTGCTGCAAGCAAATCCTACAAAAATTACCGCTATTAAATATCACATGAACTGGCCTTCTCCCGGCAACGACCCCATGTATCTGCAAAATACTGTTGATAATGGTTCCAGAAAATCGTATTATTCTATTAATTCTGTGCCAAATGTAAGAATTGACGGTATTTATTTAGCTGGCTCACCCAGTCAGGTTAATCAAAACACTATCAACAATGCCAATGCAGTACCTTCACCCTTTGATATTAATATCAATCAGCGTCTTTCTGCAGCTCAGGATAGTATTTATGTAACCATGTTAATAAAAGCCACTCAGGAAGTTAGTGGCACAATGGTAGCTCAGATTGCTGTTATTGAAAAACATATCCATTTCAATACTGCTCCCGGAACCAATGGAGAAAAAGATTTTTACAATGTTATGAAAAAAATGCTTCCAACTGCTTCCGGAACACAACTTCCTTCATCCTTGTTACCTGGCGATTATGTTATTATTGAAAAATCCTGGAAATTGGAAAATGTGTATAATATTGACGAACTATCGGTTGTGGGATTTGTACAAAACAATACAAACAAGGAAGTATTTCAGGCTGCAAATTCGTCAACAGACCCGATTGTTCCTTTATATGCCAATGATGTGGAAATGTTTGGAGTTAATAATGTGCTGGATAACGAATGTAATTCATTCCTGAATCCGGTAATGACATTACGGAATAACGGTAACCAGCCGCTTACTTCATTAGTCATCAAATACAGCGTTAATGATAGTGAAATTCAAGAATTTCAATGGACAGGAAATGTTCCTACCCTTGCCAAAACACAGGTTACCCTTCCTGAAATAAATTTCAATATGCAACAAGATAATGTTTTGCATGTTTATGGTGTTGAAACAAATAATATTGGGGACGGATACCCCAAAAATGACACTCTCGGTTTTGCTTTTGCACAGTCGCCAATAACCCAGGAAAAAGTTTTCCTCACATTGAAAACCGACGATTTTCCCGAAGAAACAAGTTGGGAAATTGTTGATAACAATAATACTGTAATTTTTTCAGGAGCTAATTACACAAATGCAAACTACCTGTATCGCGACACCCTCGAACTACCCGAAAATGCATGTTATAAATTCATTATTCATGATGCCGGCGGAAATGGTATCTGCTGCGACAACGGACATGGGGTTTATCAGTTGAAAACCGATGCCTCTGTCGAAATTATCGGTGGTGGTCTTTTCACAAATATTGAAATGGCTGCTTTTGAAAAAGACAATTCGACTGGTATCCCTTTTATTGAAAACAATAATTTACATCTCACCGTTTTCCCCAACCCTTTTGGAAATTCTACTAACATTAGTTTCCAGGTTCCTGAAGGTAAAAAGGCTACCATTAGTGTATCAGATGTTTTAGGGAATATGATTCACAAAATTAATATTAATCACGATACACAAAAAACTATTGAACTCAATTGCTCTGACATGAAAGCCGGTGTTTACTTCTTTGTTCTCGAGTGCGAAGGAAAAACAGTTATTACTAAAGCTATTCTGCAACCCTGA